The sequence below is a genomic window from Cerasicoccus sp. TK19100.
TTCCAGACGATCGGTGAGTCGGCTCAGCATGTCCATTCGCTCATGCAAAATGGCGACAATGCTGGCAGGGGCCCTTGAGTGCTCCAAATAAAACACGAAGTGGTGCTGACACCGCACTACGTGAAGCTCAGGAAAGCTTTTGGAGAAAGACTTTGCGACCACTCGTTGGTTGGCTATTTCAACGAAGCAGGCCTCCAGTCGGGCCACATATTTTTCTGTCTGCTCATCACCCCAAGTGTCCAAGGTGTAGCGGATGATCGACACTAAGTCTGCATCTGCTTGCCGGGTCAGCCGGTAGCCGACCATCAGTTAGGCGAGCGCACCGCTTGTAGGATGTCCTGTGGAGAACGCGTGGAAAACTGGCCGGTTCGCGCTTCTTCGATACGGGGTGCTAGAAACTCTTCCAATACTGCCATCGCCTGATTGGCAGAGGTATCTTCTGCCAATGCACGATCCAACACAAATTGTTGGACGCTTTTGCCGGACTGGGCCGCGACTGCCTGAATTTTTTGATGCTCTTCTGGTGTCACGTCGATGGAGATCCTATTCATCTTGTTTTGAAGATAGGATTTTTGCGGGAGAATGTCAACTCGGTCGAAGGCTCCAGACACTCAAACATCGGCGTGAATTAAACGCCACAAAAGAGCGAATTGATTTGTGTCTTGGCGCTTACTGGATTTACGTGATTACGCCATGATAGAGCTAATTAAAAAGAGTATGCTAGCCGGGGTGGGTGCCGCCGTGGTCTCCAAGGAAAGCGCCGAGAAAGCCCTGAGCGGTCTTGTTGAAAAGGGTAAGATTTCCACCAGCGAAGCCAGGGAAGTCGCCGATAAAATCGTGGAGGAAGGCCGCGCTGAATACGAAAAGGCGCGCACCGAAATGGAAGGCTGGTTCGAGGACATGCTCCGCAAGGGCAAAGTCGCCACGCAGTCCGATGTTGCAAAACTCGAAGCGCGCGTTGCCGCGTTGGAAGCCGCGCAAAAGACTGCCGAATAAGCTTTGGCCAGTCCCCTCAAGACGCTTGATCTGTTCAGCAACGTCGCCCGTGGCAGAGAGATTGTCACGGTGCTGGCTAGCCACGGCTTTGGCGATATGCTGGATGCGGTCCGCATTCCGAAAGGGTGGATCGAAAAGATCGTGCCCCCGACGGACCCCAACCTCAATGTCTGGCAGCGTCTGCGTCTGGTACTAGAGGATTTGGGGCCGACGTTTGTGAAGTTCGGGCAGGTGCTGAGCACCCGCCCGGACGTCTTGCCGGAGGGGCTGATTACTGAGTTTAAAAACCTGCGCAGCCAGGTAAAGCCGATCTCATTTGAGCTGATCGAGCCGATGCTTTGCGCCGAGCTCGGCTGCGGCAATTACACCGAGTTTTTCGACGACTTCGATACAAACCCGGTCGCCGCTGGCTCCATTGGGCAGGTTTATAAAGCCCGTCTGAAGGACACGGATGAGTGGGTTGCGGTCAAGGTGCAGCGTCCCAATATTAAGAAGGCGATCAAGGCCGATATCGAGATCATTGGCTGGCTGGTGAGGATGCTTCACGACCGCGTCGAAGAGCTGCAGCCGTACGATTTACCGGCGATCGTCGAATCGACTGGCAAAGGAATTCTCCAAGAACTCGATTTTACGATCGAGGCCAACAATGCCGCGCTTTTTTCCGCGCTCAATCCCTACGAGGAGGTTTTTGCGCCCAAGGTCTATGACCAGTTTGCCCACGAGCGTGTAACTGTGTTTGAGTGGGTGGAGGGCCGCCCGCCGTGGGACCCCGCCATCCCGGAAGACGTCCGCATCAAACTGGCCAAGGCTGGCGGCAAGAGCGTCTTTCAGCAGATTGTGATGAGTGGGTTTTTCCATGCCGACCCGCATGGCGGAAACTTAATCGTGACGGATGACGGTCGCCTCTGCTTCATCGACTGGGGATTGGCTGGTCAACTGACCCGCGAGATGCGTTATTTTCTCGCTGACCTTTTTAGCGCGATTGCCAAGAGCGATCCGGAAAAGGTCTGCCGCGTGGCGATGCTGATGGCGCAGGGCAAAACCCGCATCGATCAAACCCGCCTGGAGCAGGAGGTCGGCTTTGTGCTGCGGCAGTACCGCTCGAAGTTCGATCAAAACGAAGCTATCGGCAAAATCGTGATCGACCTGCTGTTTGTCTTCGGCTCGAACGGCATCCAACTCGCGCGCGATTATTCACTGCTCGCCAAGGCGATTATTTCCATTGAAGAAGTTGGGCAGACGCTCGACCCGAAGTTCGACATCCGCGAAGTTGGCAAGCCATTCCTGCGCAAGCTGGAGTGGGAGCGTTGGAACCCACAGACCGTCACCGCGCGGCTTTGGTGGAACATCCAGGGGCACTTGCACAAGCTCCGTGAACTGCCCGGCGACATCCAGCGTTTCTTCCGACATCTTGAAGACGGGGAGATTAAGGTCACCATGAAACACGAGGGGCTGAACGATGTCGGCGACGTGTTTGACATGGGCGTCAACCGTCTGACGATGGCGATTATTACCGCAGCCATCCTGCTGGCGTCCTCCATTGTGATTGGAACGACTGCTCCCAAGGACGCCTCCATGACCGAACTTTACGGCAACACCATCACCGCGCTAGCCGCCTTCGGCTTCAAGCTCAGCATCCTCTTCGGCGTCTGGGTCATCTACGACATCATCCGCCACGGCCGCCACAAATAGCAGCGTCCCCGCCTGGACTGAGCCTGCCGAAGTCCTTGAACCAGAGGGATTTGCACATTGTGAAAATGGCAGACAGGCAAGGGTGGTGTCCGTATACGTAATGAGCGATATGGAGTGCGCCAGCCCTCTGGCGCTTTAGCATTTTCGGATCGAGAAAATCAATTCATACGCAGTCATGCGATTTTCCGTGCGCATTCGTACGCCAACAAAATTTTGAAAGCGCCAGAGGGCTGGCGCACTCCATATCCAACAAACCGCTCAGCAAAAACGAGTTCCTTTAACGTGCGCTGCCCCACAGCCCATTTGCACAATGTGCAAATCTATGGATGCAACCGCAGGTTGCCTTAGGAGCGGGCGAAGAGGCGCGTGAGGCCTTTTTTCTTTTTGGGGGCTTCGTCGGGGGAACCGGGTGGCGGGGGCATGCCTTCGGGGCGTGCGTTAGCCGGGGTTGGTTCGGAAATTTCGTGTTCCTGGCCGCTTTCATCGCTGATGCCAAGCAGGCCGCCGGCTTTCTTGGGCGCAGCATCAGGGACGGGTATCGGTGGCGCGGTTTTTTTGCGCCGTTTGTCGGGGTTGAGGAACGGACGCACCACCTGATCGAGCAGGATGGGCTTTTTGAGCACTTCGATGCCGCACATTTGCAGCTGGTTGTATTCGGAGCGCAAAATGGCGGGGGTCAGCACAACGACATGTAGCTCGGGGTCGGCCGCTTTGGCTCCCATGATGAAGTTCATGCCATCGGACTCATCGGCCTTATGGTCGGCGATGAAGAGGTCGATTGGTGCCTCCTTGTTTTGGAGGGCAGTTTTGCAATCTTCCAGCGTGCGGGCTGGCACGACATTGTGACGCAGCTTCTCGAGTTTTTTGGTAACATTTTCGAGAACGGCGTCAGAATCATCCCAATAAAGAATCTTCACAATTATCAAATGTTAGCACCATCTTGCCCTAAATCAAGTGGACTTTTGCCCCTTGCGGGTATTTACAACTCAATTACAAGGTGAATGCCCTAATGGAACTAAGTGTTTCCCGAATAAAGGGTTAGCGCTATTGGTAAAGCCAATAGGCCCGGCTTTGGCGCTGAAACTCCTCGGCCTGCTGTTTCCAGCGCTCTAAAAACATCTCTACGCGGGCGTTCGCGCCCCGTGTCTGGAGCTCTTCCAGCCAGGCGGGGTCGCCCATATGAATGAGGAATCCGCGCCGCTGGTCGCCGATGTTGACAAAGGGATTTTCCGGGCTCCATTGGCAGGCTAGCCGCATCATGTAGAAGCTGATCGCACACGGGTCGAGACGGTCCCAATCGGTGACGGTCAAATACACGCCGGGAAACTTTTTGCCGGACGCATTTTCCCCCTCCGTCACCTGAAAGCCGAGTCCGGGGATTTGGTAGGCTTCCATGACGCGCTTGACCAGCTCCGGCGAGCGGCCTGGGTAGTAGATCATGCGGAAATTATACTGCGTGCCGACACCGTGACCCCACTTGCCCACGTAGGCACCGAGCCCGGTCATCGAGTAGCCCATTGCGGCGGACAGGTCGGGGATCGCAGGGGAGGTGGCCACCCATTTGAGACCGGTTTGCGGCCAAAGCATGTCGCGATGCCAGCCCTTCATCGGGACGACCATCAGACGGCCGCGGCGGCGAACATCCTCGCTCACGCCGAGTACGCCGGGCTTCTTTTTGCACATGACGGCCAGTTCGCCAATCGTCATGCCGTAAACGTAGGGCACCTCGAATTCGCCAACGTAAGACATCCACTCGGGGTCAAGGCCAGGGCCGTCGACCTTGAGCCCGCCGAGGGGGTTGGGCCGGTCGAGCACCATGACGTCGATGCCTTGCTCAAAGCAGGCGGCCATGGCGTATTTCATCGCGCTGATGTAGGTGTAGCTGCGCACACCGAGGTCCTGCAAATCGATGACTAACACATCCAGCCCGGCCAACATCTCGGGCGAAGGCTTGCGGTACTCGCCGTAGAGCGAATAAGCGGGCAGGCCGGTGGGGCCGTGGGTGGCGTGGCCGACTTTTTCATTGGCCTGCGCCTTGCCGTCGATGCCGTGCTCCGGGCCAAACAAGGCCACGAGGTTGACCTGCGGTGCTTTCTGCAAGACGAGCCAGGACGGGCGGCCGTATTTATCGACGCCAGCGGGGTGGCTCAGCAGCCCCACACGTTTGCCCTGTAGCTTGTCAAAACCGCTCTGGCGTAGGGTGTCGATGCCGAGGTCGATCATGGGCGCAGCGTGAGCGAGCGAAAAGGTGGCGAACAGTATCAGGAGCGTCAGCAGGCGCGAGCGCATACAAAGTCAGGAGTTTTTTGGTTGGATATTTTTCAAGTTCTTGGCGTTCTTCAGCGCCTCGGCTTCGCGCAGACGGACCTTGTGGTATTGGGTCCGCAGGTCAAACATCTTGGCGCTGGCGCGACGTGCGGTGAACTGGTAGGCGAGGCTCAGGAAAAAGCCAATAAAATACCCAATAATCGCGCCGCCAACGAAGGTCGCCTTGAAGCCCAGGCCGACGATTTCGGGCAGCGTCATCCCGGTCTCATCGGCGAGCGTTTCCATGGAATTATTCATCGTGCTGGGCCCGACAATGCTCAGGAAGGCGTCCTTGAGGTTGTGCGCGATTAGCACTGCAAAATCGTAAACTGAGTCCCCGGGTATCTCGAAACCGAACATGCTGAAAACCAACAGACCCACGTAGCATCCAGCCAAATAGAGTGGCCCGGCGGTAATGGGATTCGTCACGAACTGCGTGGCCACCATGACCATCAAATTACTGCGAAAGACTATGGCCAACAGGAAGGCCGTCGGCACCTGGATGCCGTAGATGGGCAGCATCG
It includes:
- a CDS encoding plasmid mobilization protein is translated as MSGAFDRVDILPQKSYLQNKMNRISIDVTPEEHQKIQAVAAQSGKSVQQFVLDRALAEDTSANQAMAVLEEFLAPRIEEARTGQFSTRSPQDILQAVRSPN
- a CDS encoding DUF2062 domain-containing protein, whose amino-acid sequence is MTADEKHRHEYFKRIRRAKRWLRPLPRRATIHRYPVLGWFAGAARKRSYLWSFRREDVVPAIYIGCILSMLPIYGIQVPTAFLLAIVFRSNLMVMVATQFVTNPITAGPLYLAGCYVGLLVFSMFGFEIPGDSVYDFAVLIAHNLKDAFLSIVGPSTMNNSMETLADETGMTLPEIVGLGFKATFVGGAIIGYFIGFFLSLAYQFTARRASAKMFDLRTQYHKVRLREAEALKNAKNLKNIQPKNS
- a CDS encoding phasin family protein, whose protein sequence is MSWRLLDLRDYAMIELIKKSMLAGVGAAVVSKESAEKALSGLVEKGKISTSEAREVADKIVEEGRAEYEKARTEMEGWFEDMLRKGKVATQSDVAKLEARVAALEAAQKTAE
- a CDS encoding type II toxin-antitoxin system RelE/ParE family toxin, giving the protein MVGYRLTRQADADLVSIIRYTLDTWGDEQTEKYVARLEACFVEIANQRVVAKSFSKSFPELHVVRCQHHFVFYLEHSRAPASIVAILHERMDMLSRLTDRLEG
- a CDS encoding response regulator codes for the protein MKILYWDDSDAVLENVTKKLEKLRHNVVPARTLEDCKTALQNKEAPIDLFIADHKADESDGMNFIMGAKAADPELHVVVLTPAILRSEYNQLQMCGIEVLKKPILLDQVVRPFLNPDKRRKKTAPPIPVPDAAPKKAGGLLGISDESGQEHEISEPTPANARPEGMPPPPGSPDEAPKKKKGLTRLFARS
- a CDS encoding ABC1 kinase family protein yields the protein MASPLKTLDLFSNVARGREIVTVLASHGFGDMLDAVRIPKGWIEKIVPPTDPNLNVWQRLRLVLEDLGPTFVKFGQVLSTRPDVLPEGLITEFKNLRSQVKPISFELIEPMLCAELGCGNYTEFFDDFDTNPVAAGSIGQVYKARLKDTDEWVAVKVQRPNIKKAIKADIEIIGWLVRMLHDRVEELQPYDLPAIVESTGKGILQELDFTIEANNAALFSALNPYEEVFAPKVYDQFAHERVTVFEWVEGRPPWDPAIPEDVRIKLAKAGGKSVFQQIVMSGFFHADPHGGNLIVTDDGRLCFIDWGLAGQLTREMRYFLADLFSAIAKSDPEKVCRVAMLMAQGKTRIDQTRLEQEVGFVLRQYRSKFDQNEAIGKIVIDLLFVFGSNGIQLARDYSLLAKAIISIEEVGQTLDPKFDIREVGKPFLRKLEWERWNPQTVTARLWWNIQGHLHKLRELPGDIQRFFRHLEDGEIKVTMKHEGLNDVGDVFDMGVNRLTMAIITAAILLASSIVIGTTAPKDASMTELYGNTITALAAFGFKLSILFGVWVIYDIIRHGRHK
- a CDS encoding DUF1343 domain-containing protein, whose product is MRSRLLTLLILFATFSLAHAAPMIDLGIDTLRQSGFDKLQGKRVGLLSHPAGVDKYGRPSWLVLQKAPQVNLVALFGPEHGIDGKAQANEKVGHATHGPTGLPAYSLYGEYRKPSPEMLAGLDVLVIDLQDLGVRSYTYISAMKYAMAACFEQGIDVMVLDRPNPLGGLKVDGPGLDPEWMSYVGEFEVPYVYGMTIGELAVMCKKKPGVLGVSEDVRRRGRLMVVPMKGWHRDMLWPQTGLKWVATSPAIPDLSAAMGYSMTGLGAYVGKWGHGVGTQYNFRMIYYPGRSPELVKRVMEAYQIPGLGFQVTEGENASGKKFPGVYLTVTDWDRLDPCAISFYMMRLACQWSPENPFVNIGDQRRGFLIHMGDPAWLEELQTRGANARVEMFLERWKQQAEEFQRQSRAYWLYQ